The proteins below are encoded in one region of Anomaloglossus baeobatrachus isolate aAnoBae1 unplaced genomic scaffold, aAnoBae1.hap1 Scaffold_382, whole genome shotgun sequence:
- the NPC2 gene encoding NPC intracellular cholesterol transporter 2 has protein sequence MVLDRPAELLLLIFIPIVFSEPLVYKDCGCDRGKLISVDVSPCPKQPCPLVRGSSYTINVTFTSDEETASCNAIVHGIIGSMPVPFPLPESDGCKSGISCPLKNGVTYTYLTKMDIKPMYPKMKLAVKWELHDADSKNLFCWLIPVEITDG, from the exons ATGGTCCTGGACCGTCCggctgagcttctgttgcttatcTTCATCCCCATCGTGTTCAGTGAACCGCTAGTGTACAAAGACTGTG GCTGTGATCGGGGGAAACTGATCAGTGTGGATGTGTCTCCCTGTCCTAAGCAGCCGTGCCCTTTGGTGCGGGGCAGTAGCTACACCATCAATGTGACCTTCACCAGCG ATGAGGAGACCGCGAGCTGCAACGCAATTGTCCACGGCATCATAGGAAGTATGCCTGTACCATTCCCTCTGCCAGAGTCTGATGGGTGCAAAAGTGGCATCTCCTGCCCCCTGAAGAACGGCGTCACCTACACGTATCTCACCAAGATGGACATCAAACCAATGTACCCTAAG ATGAAATTGGCTGTGAAGTGGGAACTGCACGATGCTGACAGCAAGAACCTGTTCTGCTGGTTGATCCCGGTGGAGATCACTGACGGCTGA